The following proteins come from a genomic window of Vallitaleaceae bacterium 9-2:
- a CDS encoding extracellular solute-binding protein — protein MNKKNWMIVSSIFLLFMVMLILLLSRYQPEEAHNPLGEPSEAVTLDFTSSWAGYDANALPLQEVLQRYEENNKAIEIVNKSMVGEDFLFTLKTDFASGNEPDVFGLWPGSDFDVLVEQGKVADLTELMQDNPEWFNRFREDTWKYVTVNDRIYGLPFEIIYEGLFLNRDMFEEYNVPIPSTYEELLFAVEIFRRNDIIPIAYNATPEGSYIYQNIVMKLGGKEEVEDPFDKEGKLKSSFLEGLYVMKELYDAGAFPEQAFLMDDKTRNDLFIQKKAAMIVQGSWLIGEEGIDADDKSIEIIPFPAFAHGKADPSAIIYGCGNGIFHISQNAWEDEQLRGHAIDLLDTLTSVESAVIFSASGGFISNVEIPKQQMNSSTIYGKGERLIKDATQLIGPTDSFIDRNLWENILIDQFPDILQGNISPEFVLKRIEEKMKGRP, from the coding sequence ATGAATAAGAAGAATTGGATGATTGTAAGCAGCATTTTTTTGTTATTCATGGTGATGCTTATTTTACTTTTATCAAGATACCAGCCTGAAGAGGCACACAATCCATTAGGAGAACCTTCGGAAGCCGTCACGCTTGATTTTACCAGCAGTTGGGCGGGGTATGATGCCAATGCACTTCCGTTACAAGAAGTATTGCAACGTTATGAAGAGAATAATAAGGCAATAGAAATTGTCAATAAATCAATGGTAGGAGAAGATTTTTTATTTACCTTAAAGACCGACTTTGCATCGGGCAATGAACCGGATGTGTTTGGTCTGTGGCCGGGGTCAGATTTTGATGTTTTGGTCGAACAAGGAAAAGTGGCGGATTTAACTGAACTTATGCAAGATAATCCGGAGTGGTTTAATCGCTTTCGAGAAGATACATGGAAATATGTAACCGTGAATGACCGAATATATGGATTACCTTTTGAAATCATATATGAAGGTCTATTTCTTAATCGGGATATGTTCGAAGAGTATAATGTCCCGATTCCAAGTACATATGAAGAACTTTTATTTGCTGTTGAAATATTTCGTCGTAATGACATTATTCCCATTGCCTACAACGCGACGCCTGAGGGCAGCTATATCTATCAAAATATTGTGATGAAACTTGGTGGTAAAGAAGAGGTGGAAGACCCTTTTGATAAGGAAGGAAAGCTTAAATCCAGCTTTTTAGAGGGACTTTATGTTATGAAGGAACTTTATGATGCAGGGGCATTTCCAGAACAAGCATTTTTGATGGATGATAAGACGCGTAATGATCTTTTTATACAGAAAAAGGCGGCGATGATTGTACAGGGGTCTTGGCTGATTGGGGAGGAAGGAATTGATGCCGATGACAAGTCGATTGAGATTATTCCCTTTCCTGCATTTGCCCATGGCAAGGCAGATCCAAGTGCGATTATCTATGGATGTGGCAATGGTATCTTTCATATTAGCCAAAATGCGTGGGAAGATGAACAACTTCGTGGTCATGCCATCGACTTACTAGATACATTGACATCGGTGGAGTCGGCAGTGATATTTAGTGCCTCCGGTGGATTCATTAGCAATGTAGAGATTCCTAAGCAACAGATGAATTCCTCAACGATTTATGGAAAAGGTGAGCGCTTGATAAAGGATGCTACGCAGCTTATAGGACCTACAGAC
- a CDS encoding carbohydrate ABC transporter permease: protein MAKTRTIGEETILHLRIRQTFAYIFLGILTFACLFPFYILIVNSTRAHPQIQKGFSFWIGQSFVNNLRNVLSNENLPVIRGVLNSLFISSMSALFSTYFSALTAFGIHAYDFRFKKALFSFILMIMMVPVQVSTLGFIQLMNTFHLMDTYFPLIVPTIAAPAVFFFMKQYMESILPVAIVEAARIDGAHEFYTFNKIVLPIMKPAMAVQGIFAFVTAWNNFFLPALIIETKEKKTLPILISQLRSADFLRFDMGQVYILITIAIIPVAIVYLFLSKFIIQGIAMGSVKG, encoded by the coding sequence ATGGCAAAAACAAGAACTATAGGAGAAGAGACGATTTTACATTTGCGTATTCGACAAACCTTTGCATATATTTTTCTTGGAATACTGACTTTTGCTTGTTTGTTTCCATTTTATATTCTGATTGTGAATTCTACACGTGCGCATCCACAGATTCAAAAAGGGTTTTCTTTTTGGATAGGCCAGTCCTTTGTTAATAATTTGCGCAATGTGCTATCGAATGAAAATTTGCCTGTCATTCGCGGTGTTTTAAACAGCTTGTTTATCTCATCCATGAGCGCTTTGTTTTCAACTTATTTTTCAGCGCTGACAGCTTTTGGTATTCATGCATATGATTTTCGGTTTAAAAAGGCGCTATTTTCTTTTATCTTAATGATTATGATGGTACCGGTTCAAGTCAGTACATTAGGCTTTATTCAGCTTATGAATACTTTTCATTTGATGGACACCTATTTTCCTTTGATTGTTCCGACTATTGCAGCTCCCGCAGTATTTTTTTTCATGAAGCAATATATGGAAAGCATCTTGCCGGTGGCGATTGTTGAAGCGGCAAGAATCGATGGGGCGCATGAATTTTATACATTTAATAAAATTGTATTGCCCATTATGAAACCGGCAATGGCGGTTCAGGGTATATTTGCTTTTGTTACTGCGTGGAATAATTTTTTCTTACCCGCGCTGATTATTGAGACAAAGGAGAAAAAAACTTTGCCGATTTTAATTTCGCAGTTGCGAAGTGCAGATTTTTTAAGATTTGACATGGGACAAGTATATATTCTAATTACCATCGCGATTATACCGGTGGCGATTGTATACCTGTTTTTATCAAAATTTATTATTCAAGGGATTGCCATGGGAAGTGTCAAAGGATAA
- a CDS encoding carbohydrate ABC transporter substrate-binding protein produces the protein MLSLKWKKVVTLLLVMSMIIAMTGCGSDGETEEATNNGSAQTDNTDASTDNEETSEENAATETASEGNVLRIYAWNEEFQSRFNDYFAAQGGVPDDINVEWVITPNADNAYQNKLDQDLLNQENADEPIDIFLIEADYALKYVDSEYTLDVIEDIGLTKEELADQYTYTQDIATDADGKLKGVTWQATPGLFAYRRSIAKEVLGTDEVQAVQQHLSDWDKFDEVAQMASEKGYKMLSGYDDAYRTFSNNVVAPWVDTDGKIVIDDNLMRWVDQTKEYTEKGYNNQTSLWSDGWAADQGPDGDVFGFFYSTWGINFTLLGNALATPESEGGKLEVGNGIFGDWAVTEGPESYYWGGTWICAAKGTDNVSLVREVMRTLTADAATMKQITEDTQDYTNNEVAMMELANSDFQSDFLGGQNHIALFAAAAPRIDMSNISKYDQGLNEEFQEAFKDYFDGAVTKDEALDNFYTAAIEKYPNLTR, from the coding sequence ATGTTAAGTTTGAAATGGAAGAAAGTTGTTACTTTATTACTCGTTATGTCAATGATTATTGCTATGACAGGATGTGGAAGTGACGGGGAGACTGAAGAAGCAACAAACAATGGAAGTGCGCAAACAGATAATACAGACGCATCGACAGACAATGAAGAAACTTCAGAAGAAAATGCAGCGACAGAGACTGCCAGTGAGGGAAATGTATTAAGAATATATGCGTGGAATGAAGAGTTTCAGAGTCGATTTAATGACTATTTTGCAGCGCAAGGTGGGGTGCCAGATGACATCAATGTAGAATGGGTCATTACACCTAATGCGGACAACGCCTATCAAAACAAGCTGGATCAAGACTTGTTGAACCAGGAAAATGCAGATGAACCCATTGATATTTTCTTGATTGAAGCCGATTATGCACTAAAATATGTAGATAGCGAATATACATTAGATGTTATTGAAGATATTGGGTTAACAAAAGAGGAGCTGGCTGATCAGTATACATATACTCAAGATATAGCAACCGATGCAGACGGAAAGCTAAAAGGTGTAACATGGCAGGCGACACCGGGGTTATTTGCCTATAGACGCTCCATAGCAAAAGAAGTTCTTGGAACAGATGAGGTACAAGCTGTACAACAGCATCTTAGCGATTGGGATAAATTTGATGAAGTGGCGCAAATGGCATCTGAAAAAGGATATAAAATGCTATCAGGCTATGATGATGCATATCGTACTTTTTCTAACAATGTTGTAGCTCCTTGGGTTGATACAGATGGAAAAATTGTTATTGATGACAATCTTATGCGTTGGGTTGATCAGACAAAAGAGTACACAGAAAAAGGCTACAATAATCAGACATCCTTATGGAGCGATGGATGGGCAGCAGACCAAGGTCCAGATGGTGATGTTTTTGGGTTCTTTTATTCAACATGGGGCATCAACTTTACATTACTAGGAAATGCTTTGGCAACACCTGAATCCGAAGGTGGAAAGCTTGAAGTGGGCAACGGGATCTTTGGCGACTGGGCTGTGACGGAAGGACCGGAAAGCTATTATTGGGGTGGTACATGGATTTGTGCGGCCAAAGGAACGGATAATGTGAGTTTGGTTCGAGAGGTTATGCGAACATTAACTGCAGATGCAGCAACGATGAAGCAAATCACTGAAGACACTCAAGATTATACCAATAATGAAGTGGCAATGATGGAACTTGCCAATAGCGATTTCCAATCGGATTTTCTTGGAGGACAAAATCATATCGCCTTGTTTGCCGCAGCAGCGCCAAGAATAGATATGAGTAATATCTCAAAATACGATCAAGGACTCAATGAAGAATTTCAGGAAGCGTTTAAAGATTATTTTGACGGTGCAGTAACAAAAGATGAAGCGTTAGATAATTTCTATACAGCAGCAATTGAAAAATATCCAAACCTTACACGATAA
- a CDS encoding sugar ABC transporter permease: MIKATSKKRKTSISYAKWGYLFIAPFFLTFAVFQLYPLMTTFYNSFFENYRIGLEHVGPNFVGLDNYKQVLIEGDLPKYFGNTAYIWILGFIPQIVVSLLLASWFTDLRLKLKAQGFFKTIIYMPNLIMAAAFSMLFFTLFSDNGPINDILMHLGRHEPFRFLSYAGSTRGLIALMNFLMWFGNTTILLMAAIMGIDTAMFESAQIDGANSWQIFTKITLPLIMPILVFVIITSLIGGIQMFDVPQILTDGSGGPNRSTMTLIMYLNKHLYSKNFGLAGAVSVLLFGITAVLSFGVFKVLLKDKQGGRE, translated from the coding sequence ATGATTAAGGCAACGTCAAAAAAAAGAAAAACATCCATAAGTTACGCAAAATGGGGATATTTATTTATTGCACCATTTTTCCTTACATTTGCTGTTTTTCAACTGTACCCATTAATGACGACTTTTTATAATAGTTTTTTTGAAAATTATCGTATCGGGCTCGAACATGTCGGACCGAATTTTGTTGGTCTGGATAATTATAAGCAAGTGCTCATAGAAGGTGATTTGCCAAAATATTTTGGCAATACGGCATATATTTGGATATTGGGGTTTATCCCTCAGATTGTTGTATCCTTGCTGTTGGCGTCTTGGTTTACCGATTTACGCTTGAAACTTAAAGCGCAAGGTTTTTTCAAAACGATTATTTATATGCCGAATCTGATTATGGCGGCGGCTTTTTCGATGTTGTTTTTTACGCTGTTTTCAGATAATGGACCCATTAATGATATTTTAATGCATCTTGGGCGTCATGAACCCTTTAGGTTTTTATCCTATGCAGGGAGTACTCGAGGACTTATCGCGTTGATGAATTTTCTCATGTGGTTTGGAAATACAACAATTTTATTGATGGCAGCCATTATGGGTATAGATACAGCAATGTTTGAATCTGCACAAATTGATGGGGCTAATTCATGGCAGATTTTTACAAAAATCACATTGCCATTAATTATGCCGATTCTTGTTTTTGTAATTATTACATCACTTATTGGTGGAATTCAGATGTTTGATGTACCACAAATCTTGACGGATGGATCAGGTGGTCCGAATCGAAGTACAATGACGTTAATCATGTACTTGAACAAACATCTTTATAGCAAGAATTTTGGATTGGCAGGTGCTGTGTCAGTGCTTCTTTTTGGTATTACTGCAGTGTTAAGTTTTGGTGTCTTTAAAGTATTGCTAAAAGATAAGCAAGGGGGGAGAGAATAA